From Oncorhynchus mykiss isolate Arlee chromosome 6, USDA_OmykA_1.1, whole genome shotgun sequence, the proteins below share one genomic window:
- the LOC118964852 gene encoding uncharacterized protein LOC118964852 — translation MNYWTKERRRNGSAGFRQKSTRRTSSPCCSPKRSQTSLQSLPATREAPLMEEPLKALFGVTEESLLISLVEGHSNPISSSSSELSCAIVGEVVHQLNSGLSVAIQASSGSCPPMDSQDIAVGKEVIRVASVQILAELQSQTSEPEWVGFIEPLMDPVTDDVLDAIVGTMDKMAQDFNILLDLAKKMTILGSKFLTNLQCDLDVECPSGKEGTTHFLKETGSSTSVVARKLQTLSSPDFQSKALKAVSTILTRKVSSSSGMDPSSRPSSAAPSLTEAPLNTSCTALTPVTSTATVIVKAFVGGMETIASFEGTCEAVDWPVPVKDHKTGSSQMITFSLARTLYGRIRAKLRDLLTLSAREEGVAKDASLQESSDTLEKATVSTVEVQLPSTELSRVPSESQPIPALCLSNLDTSTQEVLSSVFSIYKSELSKVESKSLAVVSSSDESLEACWFVDGVLSKLDDYTISQSPSPNEDLSVSTQYSQLSSEESVRITESSTSLIQSIKKLSSNDFQTQAEEAVSKVLMRSSHSFITQISHTGLQKSLQAGLSSSSPSEIHVLSESMSSMSSENTASGLVETFVKGMATIFQKNESTDTVLLERSGRVSQCSHGGSQLDDTELSVKISEEKLWSTAKTICVSMKNTLKDFFTGLKPPGSERTENASSKETLGEILVAIQSEISNLGRIKDSRELLQINDMVGTMLKEVEKSEDDSEQVCQDIPRTCSSLSTSLNGRSSLSSSSKSPRSECELEINLPGTPIPDEVPFDLTCPIVRSSFIDTRVSKMPDISSSDLKTKMMAHTDERSSTPSFTSKGTSLVPKGDGIDIEEKEECIPSSSGHLRELLITPDISSATAFPLQYLMDSSKDDVICLVTILVIRLLSEIRPSALDGPSQQAADLTETSQQLIRQVLSEFCAASRFSRTKAYSQNLNIQRVFRGVHKNLMEEFGSYNTLQAAISSQDPAFDRVLVKSLTQQLVQGCKEASRPASAATNPSDQAETERGAEQKARRSFLCFSMTKLRINFKRSKRGNKKDCHSVQEQTEIPSTDGHCIAPVGEDSPSISQPVKKQSLIVRVFSAMMKPFRRFTKKNL, via the exons CACTCCAACCccatctcctccagctcttctgaGTTGAGCTGTGCTATTGTGGGAGAGGTAGTACACCAGCTTAACTCTGGCCTCTCAGTGGCCATTCAGGCCAGCTCAGGGAGTTGCCCCCCTATGGACAGTCAGGACATAGCAGTAGGCAAGGAGGTCATTCGGGTAGCCTCGGTGCAGATCCTGGCCGAGCTACAGAGCCAAACGTCTGAGCCAGAGTGGGTAGGGTTTATCGAGCCCCTCATGGACCCTGTGACCGATGATGTGCTGGATGCCATTGTCGGCACAATGGACAAAATGGCACAGGACTTCAACATCCTATTGGATCTGGCCAAGAAGATGACAATCTTGGGGTCTAAATTTCTGACCAATCTTCAATGTGACCTTGATGTTGAGTGTCCATCTGGGAAAGAAGGGACCACTCACTTTCTCAAAGAGACTGGATCCTCTACCAGTGTGGTGGCCAGAAAGCTTCAGACCCTCTCTAGCCCCGACTTTCAGTCTAAAGCCCTGAAGGCGGTGAGCACCATCCTTACAAGGAAAGTCAGCAGCTCTTCTGGCATGGATCCTTCCTCTAGGCCTTCTAGTGCTGCACCTAGCCTTACTGAAGCTCCCCTGAATACCAGCTGCACAGCCCTGACACCTGTAACCTCCACTGCCACAGTGATTGTTAAGGCATTTGTGGGAGGCATGGAGACGATAGCATCATTTGAAGGCACATGTGAAGCAGTTGATTGGCCAGTTCCTGTAAAGGACCACAAAACAGGATCTTCACAGATGATAACCTTCTCTCTAGCCCGCACACTCTACGGCCGTATACGAGCAAAGCTGAGGGACCTTTTAACTCTATCCGCTCGAGAAGAAGGTGTGGCTAAGGATGCTTCTCTTCAGGAGTCTTCAGACACCCTGGAAAAGGCAACTGTTTCAACTGTTGAGGTCCAGTTACCCAGCACCGAACTTAGTAGAGTTCCCAGTGAGAGCCAACcaataccagctctctgtctctccaatctggataccagtactcaagaagttcttagcagtgttttttccatctacaagtcagagttatcaaaagtggagagtaaatccttggccgttgtcagttcatctgatgagtccctagaggcttgttggtttgttgatggtgtcctatcaaagctcgatgactatactatttcccagtcaccctcacccaatgaagacttgagcgtgagtactcaatattctcaactgagctcagaagagagtgtcagaatCACAGAGTCCTCTACTAGTCTGATTCAGAGCATTAAGAAGCTCTCTAGCAATGACTTCCAGACTCAGGCAGAAGAGGCAGTGAGTAAAGTGCTGATGAGATCCAGTCATTCCTTTATCACACAGATCAGCCATACTGGTCTTCAGAAAAGTCTGCAGGCTGGCTTATCATCTAGCTCACCATCAGAGATCCATGTCCTTTCAGAATCCATGTCCTCCATGTCCTCTGAGAATACAGCCTCTGGATTAGTGGAAACCTTTGTCAAAGGAATGGCGACTATTTTCCAGAAAAATGAGTCCACTGACACTGTGCTACTGGAAAGAAGTGGGAGAGTTTCGCAGTGCTCCCACGGGGGCTCCCAACTGGATGATACTGAATTGAGTGTTAAAATATCAGAGGAGAAGCTTTGGTCAACAGCTAAGACCATATGCGTCAGTATGAAGAACACACTTAAGGATTTCTTCACAGGGCTGAAGCCACCCGGATCCGAAAGGACAGAAAATGCTTCTTCCAAAGAGACCCTTGGGGAAATCCTGGTTGCTATCCAGAGTGAAATCTCAAACTTAGGGCGAATTAAGGATTCCAGGGAGCTCCTTCAGATCAATGATATGGTAGGAACTATGCTGAAGGAGGttgagaaaagtgaggatgacAGTGAACAAGTCTGCCAAGACATCCCTAGAACCTGTTCATCTTTGTCCACTTCTTTAAATGGTCGTAGTTCCTTGTCCAGCTCTTCAAAGAGTCCTAGGTCAGAGTGTGAGTTAGAGATCaacctccctggcactcccatcccTGACGAAGTGCCTTTCGATCTGACCTGCCCCATCGTCAGGAGCTCCTTCATCGACACCAGGGTCTCTAAAATGCCAGATATTTCTTCAAGTGACCTAAAGACAAAGATGATGGCACACACAGATGAACGATCCTCCACTCCTTCTTTCACAAGCAAGGGAACCTCTTTGGTACCAAAGGGAGATGGGATTGACATTGAAGAGAAGGAAGAGTGTATCCCCAGCAGCTCTGGCCATCTGAGGGAGCTCTTAATCACCCCGGACATCAGCAGTGCCACTGCATTCCCGCTGCAGTACTTGATGGACTCCAGCAAAGATGATGTCATCTGTTTGGTCACCATACTGGTGATAAGGTTGTTATCGGAGATCAGACCCTCAGCCCTAGATGGACCCTCCCAACAGGCAGCAGATCTGACAGAAACATCTCAGCAACTCATCAGACAagtcctgtctgagttctgtgctgCATCCAGATTCTCCAGGACAAAGGCATATTCCCAGAACCTGAACATCCAAAGGGTGTTCAGAGGTGTACATAAAAACCTCATGGAGGAGTTTGGCTCTTATAACACCCTGCAAGCAGCTATTTCCTCCCAGGACCCTGCATTTGACAGAGTCCTGGTAAAGtccttgacccagcagctggtacagggatgcaaggaggcgtcaagaccagcttctgctgcaacaaacccatcagaccaggctgagacagagaggggggctgagcagaaagcaagaaggagcttcctttgcttttcaatgaccaaactcaggatcaacttcaag CGTTCCAAGAGAGGAAACAAAAAGGACTGCCATTCAGTCCAGGAACAGACTGAGATTCCCTCTACTGATGGACATTGCATAG ctccagttgGAGAGgattctccctccatatctcagccTGTCAAAAAACAATCCTTGATTGTCAGGGTCTTTTCAGCAATGATGAAGCCATTCAGGCGCTTCACCAAGAAGAACCTGTAA
- the LOC118964853 gene encoding uncharacterized protein LOC118964853 has protein sequence MNYWTKERRRNGSAGFRQKSTRRTSSPCCSPKRSQTSLQSLPATREAPLMEEPLKALFGVTEESLLISLVEGHSNPISSSSSELSCAIVGEVVHQLNSGLSVAIQASSGSCPPMDSQDIAVGKEVIRVASVQILAELQSQTSEPEWVGFIEPLMDPVTDDVLDAIVGTMDKMAQDFNILLDLAKKMTILGSKFLTNLQCDLDVECPSGKEGTTHFLKETGSSTSVVARKLQTLSSPDFQSKALKAVSTILTRKVSSSSGMDPSSRPSSAAPSLTEAPLNTSCTALTPVTSTATVIVKAFVGGMETIASFEGTCEAVDWPVPVKDHKTGSSQMITFSLARTLYGRIRAKLRDLLTLSAREGVAKDASLQESSDTLEKATVSTVEVQLPSTELSRVPSESQPIPALCLSNLDTSTQEVLSSVFSIYKSELSKVESKSLAVVSSSDESLEACWFVDGVLSKLDDYTISQSPSPNEDLSVSTQYSQLSSEESVRITESSTSLIQSIKKLSSNDFQTQAEEAVSKVLMRSSHSFITQISHTGLQKSLQAGLSSSSPSEIHVLSESMSSMSSENTASGLVETFVKGMATIFQKNESTDTVLLERSGRVSQCSHGGSQLDDTELSVKISEEKLWSTAKTICVSMKNTLKDFFTGLKPPGSERTENASSKETLGEILVAIQSEISNLGRIKDSRELLQINDMVGTMLKEVEKSEDDSEQVCQDIPRTCSSLSTSLNGRSSLSSSSKSPRSECELEINLPGTPIPDEVPFDLTCPIVRSSFIDTRVSKMPDISSSDLKTKMMAHTDERSSTPSFTSKGTSLVPKGDGIDIEEKEECIPSSSGHLRELLITPDISSATAFPLQYLMDSSKDDVICLVTILVIRLLSEIRPSALDGPSQQAADLTETSQQLIRQVLSEFCAASRFSRTKAYSQNLNIQRVFRGVHKNLMEEFGSYNTLQAAISSQDPAFDRVLVKSLTQQLVQGCKEASRPASAATNPSDQAETERGAEQKARRSFLCFSMTKLRINFKRSKRGNKKDCHSVQEQTEIPSTDGHCIAPVGEDSPSISQPVKKQSLIVRVFSAMMKPFRRFTKKNL, from the exons atgaactactggactaaggagaggaggaggaatggcagtGCAGGGTTCCGCCAAAAATCCACTCGCAGAACCTCATCACCATGCTGTTCGCCTAAGAG GTCCCAGACCTCATTGCAGAGCTTGCCTGCAACTAGAGAGGCTCCCCTCATGGAGGAGCCTCTTAAGGCTCTTTTTGGGGTAACGGAAGAGAGCCTCCTGATATCCCTGGTTGAGGGTCACTCCAACCccatctcctccagctcttctgaGTTGAGCTGTGCTATTGTGGGAGAGGTAGTACACCAGCTTAACTCTGGCCTCTCAGTGGCCATTCAGGCCAGCTCAGGGAGTTGCCCCCCTATGGACAGTCAGGACATAGCAGTAGGCAAGGAGGTCATTCGGGTAGCCTCGGTGCAGATCCTGGCCGAGCTACAGAGCCAAACGTCTGAGCCAGAGTGGGTAGGGTTTATCGAGCCCCTCATGGACCCTGTGACCGATGATGTGCTGGATGCCATTGTCGGCACAATGGACAAAATGGCACAGGACTTCAACATCCTATTGGATCTGGCCAAGAAGATGACAATCTTGGGGTCTAAATTTCTGACCAATCTTCAATGTGACCTTGATGTTGAGTGTCCATCTGGGAAAGAAGGGACCACTCACTTTCTCAAAGAGACTGGATCCTCTACCAGTGTGGTGGCCAGAAAGCTTCAGACCCTCTCTAGCCCCGACTTTCAGTCTAAAGCCCTGAAGGCGGTGAGCACCATCCTTACAAGGAAAGTCAGCAGCTCTTCTGGCATGGATCCTTCCTCTAGGCCTTCTAGTGCTGCACCTAGCCTTACTGAAGCTCCCCTGAATACCAGCTGCACAGCCCTGACACCTGTAACCTCCACTGCCACAGTGATTGTTAAGGCATTTGTGGGAGGCATGGAGACGATAGCATCATTTGAAGGCACATGTGAAGCAGTTGATTGGCCAGTTCCTGTAAAGGACCACAAAACAGGATCTTCACAGATGATAACCTTCTCTCTAGCCCGCACACTCTACGGCCGTATACGAGCAAAGCTGAGGGACCTTTTAACTCTATCCGCTCGAGAAGGTGTGGCTAAGGATGCTTCTCTTCAGGAGTCTTCAGACACCCTGGAAAAGGCAACTGTTTCAACTGTTGAGGTCCAGTTACCCAGCACCGAACTTAGTAGAGTTCCCAGTGAGAGCCAACcaataccagctctctgtctctccaatctggataccagtactcaagaagttcttagcagtgttttttccatctacaagtcagagttatcaaaagtggagagtaaatccttggccgttgtcagttcatctgatgagtccctagaggcttgttggtttgttgatggtgtcctatcaaagctcgatgactatactatttcccagtcaccctcacccaatgaagacttgagcgtgagtactcaatattctcaactgagctcagaagagagtgtcagaatCACAGAGTCCTCTACTAGTCTGATTCAGAGCATTAAGAAGCTCTCTAGCAATGACTTCCAGACTCAGGCAGAAGAGGCAGTGAGTAAAGTGCTGATGAGATCCAGTCATTCCTTTATCACACAGATCAGCCATACTGGTCTTCAGAAAAGTCTGCAGGCTGGCTTATCATCTAGCTCACCATCAGAGATCCATGTCCTTTCAGAATCCATGTCCTCCATGTCCTCTGAGAATACAGCCTCTGGATTAGTGGAAACCTTTGTCAAAGGAATGGCGACTATTTTCCAGAAAAATGAGTCCACTGACACTGTGCTACTGGAAAGAAGTGGGAGAGTTTCGCAGTGCTCCCACGGGGGCTCCCAACTGGATGATACTGAATTGAGTGTTAAAATATCAGAGGAGAAGCTTTGGTCAACAGCTAAGACCATATGCGTCAGTATGAAGAACACACTTAAGGATTTCTTCACAGGGCTGAAGCCACCCGGATCCGAAAGGACAGAAAATGCTTCTTCCAAAGAGACCCTTGGGGAAATCCTGGTTGCTATCCAGAGTGAAATCTCAAACTTAGGGCGAATTAAGGATTCCAGGGAGCTCCTTCAGATCAATGATATGGTAGGAACTATGCTGAAGGAGGttgagaaaagtgaggatgacAGTGAACAAGTCTGCCAAGACATCCCTAGAACCTGTTCATCTTTGTCCACTTCTTTAAATGGTCGTAGTTCCTTGTCCAGCTCTTCAAAGAGTCCTAGGTCAGAGTGTGAGTTAGAGATCaacctccctggcactcccatcccTGACGAAGTGCCTTTCGATCTGACCTGCCCCATCGTCAGGAGCTCCTTCATCGACACCAGGGTCTCTAAAATGCCAGATATTTCTTCAAGTGACCTAAAGACAAAGATGATGGCACACACAGATGAACGATCCTCCACTCCTTCTTTCACAAGCAAGGGAACCTCTTTGGTACCAAAGGGAGATGGGATTGACATTGAAGAGAAGGAAGAGTGTATCCCCAGCAGCTCTGGCCATCTGAGGGAGCTCTTAATCACCCCGGACATCAGCAGTGCCACTGCATTCCCGCTGCAGTACTTGATGGACTCCAGCAAAGATGATGTCATCTGTTTGGTCACCATACTGGTGATAAGGTTGTTATCGGAGATCAGACCCTCAGCCCTAGATGGACCCTCCCAACAGGCAGCAGATCTGACAGAAACATCTCAGCAACTCATCAGACAagtcctgtctgagttctgtgctgCATCCAGATTCTCCAGGACAAAGGCATATTCCCAGAACCTGAACATCCAAAGGGTGTTCAGAGGTGTACATAAAAACCTCATGGAGGAGTTTGGCTCTTATAACACCCTGCAAGCAGCTATTTCCTCCCAGGACCCTGCATTTGACAGAGTCCTGGTAAAGtccttgacccagcagctggtacagggatgcaaggaggcgtcaagaccagcttctgctgcaacaaacccatcagaccaggctgagacagagaggggggctgagcagaaagcaagaaggagcttcctttgcttttcaatgaccaaactcaggatcaacttcaag CGTTCCAAGAGAGGAAACAAAAAGGACTGCCATTCAGTCCAGGAACAGACTGAGATTCCCTCTACTGATGGACATTGCATAG ctccagttgGAGAGgattctccctccatatctcagccTGTCAAAAAACAATCCTTGATTGTCAGGGTCTTTTCAGCAATGATGAAGCCATTCAGGCGCTTCACCAAGAAGAACCTGTAA
- the LOC110525528 gene encoding adenosine receptor A2b has translation MLNDAASVIYIVLELLIAVLSVLGNVLVCWAVCLNSNLQSITNFFVVSLAVADIAVGVLGIPFAIVISTGFCSNFYGCLFIACFVLVLTQSSIFSLLAIAIDRYIAIKIPLRYNSLVTGQRAKGIIAVCWVLSIIIGLTPMLGWNKFTERPNSTCPPGLMECLFEDVVVMDYMVYFNFFACVLMPLLLMLVIYMRIFMAARHQLKLIELKAVHGGKSHSTLQKEVQAAKSLAIIVGLFAICWLPLHIINCFTLFCPQCARPPLWIIYVAIILSHGNSVVNPFIYANRIQEFRHTFKRVIRRHVLFRRDLFDSGGSSHTSTHNSISGSVRVKANGLRFDLFTEHSSSSCESSHPCHSHIKPAGGVLKPAPIHNHPLTVISSRNDRESPPVPQPLRQTHAHPLCHPLQYGDQQQQSHKGPEVEEVKDRQDLSPVQVKTLFYKHKTCFTELTEVS, from the exons ATGCTGAACGATGCTGCGTCTGTCATCTACATTGTGCTGGAGCTGCTGATAGCTGTACTGTCTGTGTTGGGCAATGTGCTGGTCTGCTGGGCTGTCTGTCTCAACAGCAACCTGCAGAGCATCACCAACTTCTTTGTGGTGTCCCTGGCGGTGGCAGACATTGCTGTGGGAGTGCTGGGTATCCCCTTTGCCATCGTCATCAGCACAGGCTTCTGCTCCAACTTCTATGGTTGCCTCTTCATTGCTTGCTTTGTGCTGGTGCTCACCCAGAGCTCCATCTTCAGCCTGCTGGCCATTGCCATAGACCGCTACATCGCTATCAAGATACCCCTCAG GTACAATAGCCTGGTGACAGGCCAGCGTGCCAAGGGGATAATTGCTGTCTGCTGGGTGCTGTCCATCATCATCGGCCTGACCCCGATGCTGGGCTGGAATAAGTTCACTGAGCGCCCCAACAGCACCTGTCCCCCAGGCTTGATGGAGTGCCTGTTTGAGGATGTGGTGGTCATGGACTATATGGTCTACTTTAACTTCTTCGCCTGTGTGCTGATGCCTCTGCTGCTCATGCTGGTCATCTACATGCGGATCTTCATGGCAGCTCGGCATCAGCTGAAGCTCATAGAACTGAAGGCTGTCCACGGTGGGAAGTCCCACTCCACCCTGCAGAAGGAGGTCCAGGCGGCTAAGTCGCTGGCCATCATCGTGGGCCTGTTTGCCATCTGTTGGCTGCCGCTGCACATCATCAACTGCTTCACCCTGTTCTGCCCTCAGTGTGCCCGCCCGCCCCTCTGGATCATATACGTTGCCATCATCCTCTCTCACGGCAACTCAGTGGTCAACCCCTTCATCTACGCAAACCGCATCCAGGAGTTCCGCCACACCTTCAAGAGGGTCATCCGCCGCCATGTCCTGTTCCGCCGGGATCTGTTTGACAGTGGTGGCAGCAGCCACACCTCCACCCACAACAGCATCAGCGGCTCAGTGAGGGTTAAGGCCAATGGCCTCCGCTTCGACCTCTTTACCGagcacagcagcagcagctgtgaGAGCTCCCACCCCTGTCATAGCCATATCAAACCTGCAGGCGGCGTTCTGAAGCCAGCGCCCATTCACAATCACCCTCTTACCGTGATTAGCTCCCGCAATGACAGGGAAAGCCCCCCTGTGCCACAGCCTCtcagacagacacatgcacacccGTTATGTCATCCCCTGCAGTATGGGGACCAGCAGCAGCAGTCTCACAAAGGTCCAGAGGTGGAAGAGGTAAAGGACAGGCAGGATCTCTCCCCTGTCCAGGTCAAAACACTGTTCTATAAACATAAAACCTGCTTCACTGAGCTCACTGAGGTGTCCTAA